The stretch of DNA GCGGCGCCGTCGCGGACCGTGTGGACCAGCGGCGTGCGATGTGGGCGGCGGACACGGTACGGGGCCTCCTGGTCGGCGGCTTCGCCCTGGCGGTGGCCCTCGGACACGCCTCGATCGGCCTGCTGATCGCCCTGGCCTTCGCGCTGACCACGCTCCAGACACTCTTCGACAACGCAGCCACGGCCCTGTTGCCCGCCCTGGTGGAGTCCGAGGCGCTGGGCAGCGCCAACGCCCGTCTGATGACCGGGCAGCGCCTCGCGGGCGGGCTGCTGGGCGGCCCGGTCGTGCCCCTGCTGTTCGCGGCGGGGGCCGCCGCGCCCTTCGCGGCCGACGCCGTCACCTTCCTGGTGGCCGCCGCTCTCGTGGCCTCCCTGCGGGTCCCGGCGCCCGAGCGCGGGCCGAGACCGGCGGGCAGCACGCTGCGGCGGGAGATAACCGAGGGGCTGCGCGCCCTCGGGCGGGACAGGGCCCTGCGCGGGCTGTGCGCCGCCACCGCCCTGTGCAACGTCGGGATGGGCGCGCTCATCGCCACCCTGGTGGTCGTCGTGACCGGCTGGCTGGGCGCGGGCACCAAGGGATACGCGGCGGCCCTGACGGCGTACACGCTCGGCAGCCTGGCCGGGGGAGCGGTCAACCGGCGGATCGTGGCCCGGCTCGGGCGGATGCGGGCCGTGGTGCTGGCCGGCGGGGTGCAGATCGCCGCGCTGGTGGTCCTGGGACTGGTGCCCAGCCTGGCCTTCGCGGTGGCCGCACTGGCCGTGTTCGGGCTGATGGGCATGGTGTGGAACGTCAACACGACGACACTGATGCAGCAGCGCAGCCCCGCCGGGATGCTGGGCCGGGTCAGCGCGGCCTTCCGCACTCTCGCGGTGGCCGGGGCGCCGCTGGGCGCGGTGCTCGGCGGGGCCGTCGCGGCCGTGTGGGGGCCGAACTGGCCGGCGCTGCTCACGGCCGCGTTCTTCGTGCTTTCCGTGGCCGCGCTGATACCCGCGCGCCGTGCCGACGTACTCGTTGTTACGCCGGACGACGGCGTGACGACGACTCATGTCTCCCGCTGATCAACTAGGTTGGACCGGCAGCGGGGCAAGGACGCAGGACAGCTAGGAAAGAAGGCTGAGGTCCGAATGAACGCAGACGCCCGTACCAGGCTCAACCAGAGGCCCGAGTGGACCGCTCTGGCCAGGCACCGTGAGGAGCTCGCCGACACCGGTCTACGGGATCTGTTCGCGGCCCACCCGGAGCGCGGCGAGGCGTACGCCCTCCAGGTCGGTGATCTGTACGTCGACTACTCCAAGCACCTCGTCACCGACGAGACCCTGCGGCTGCTGCGGGAGCTGGCCGCCGCGACGGACGTGTTCGGGCTGCGGGACGCCATGTTCCGCGGTGCGAAGATCAACGTCACCGAGGACCGGGCCGTGCTGCACACGGCGCTGCGCTCGCGGCGGGACGCGGTGATCGAGGTCGACGGGGAGAACGTCGTGCCGGGGGTGCACGCGGTCCTCGACAAGATGAGCGACTTCGCGCACCGGGTGCGGTCGGGGGAGTGGACGGGGCACACCGGCAAGCGGATCCGCAATGTGGTCAACGTCGGCATCGGCGGCTCCGACCTGGGCCCCGCGATGGCGTACGAGGCGCTGCGGGCCTACACCGACCGCGGTCTGACGGTGCGGTTCGTGTCGAACGTCGACGGCGCGGATCTGCACGAGGCCGTGCGGGATCTGGACGCGGCGGAGACGCTGTTCGTCATCGCGTCCAAGACGTTCACCACGATCGAGACGATCACCAACGCGACGTCGGCGCGCAACTGGCTGCTGGGAGAGTTGAAGGCCGGCCCGGAGGCGGTCGCCCGGCACTTCGTGGCGCTGTCCACGAACACGGAGAAGGTGTCCGAGTTCGGCATCGACGTCGAGAACATGTTCGAGTTCTGGGACTGGGTCGGGGGTCGGTACTCGTACGAC from Streptomyces sp. 6-11-2 encodes:
- the pgi gene encoding glucose-6-phosphate isomerase — protein: MNADARTRLNQRPEWTALARHREELADTGLRDLFAAHPERGEAYALQVGDLYVDYSKHLVTDETLRLLRELAAATDVFGLRDAMFRGAKINVTEDRAVLHTALRSRRDAVIEVDGENVVPGVHAVLDKMSDFAHRVRSGEWTGHTGKRIRNVVNVGIGGSDLGPAMAYEALRAYTDRGLTVRFVSNVDGADLHEAVRDLDAAETLFVIASKTFTTIETITNATSARNWLLGELKAGPEAVARHFVALSTNTEKVSEFGIDVENMFEFWDWVGGRYSYDSAIGLSLMIAIGPDRFREMLDGFRLVDEHFRTASAESNVPLLLGLLGIWYGNFHDAQSHAVLPYSHYLSKFTAYLQQLDMESNGKSVQRDGEPVEWQTGPVVWGTPGTNGQHAYYQLIHQGTKLIPADFIGFAEPVAELSDELRAQHDLLMANFFAQTQALAFGKTPEEVRAEGVPTELVPHKTFRGNHPTTTILARELTPSVLGQLIALYEHKVFVQGAVWNIDSFDQWGVELGKVLAKRVEPALTEGAEVEGLDPSTTTLVAKYRALRSR
- a CDS encoding MFS transporter, producing MTGIEAGCEAVDAGAPAWRGGFGRLWSAAVLSSFGDALRTAALPLLALSLTDDPLLIASVTACGYLPWIVFGLLGGAVADRVDQRRAMWAADTVRGLLVGGFALAVALGHASIGLLIALAFALTTLQTLFDNAATALLPALVESEALGSANARLMTGQRLAGGLLGGPVVPLLFAAGAAAPFAADAVTFLVAAALVASLRVPAPERGPRPAGSTLRREITEGLRALGRDRALRGLCAATALCNVGMGALIATLVVVVTGWLGAGTKGYAAALTAYTLGSLAGGAVNRRIVARLGRMRAVVLAGGVQIAALVVLGLVPSLAFAVAALAVFGLMGMVWNVNTTTLMQQRSPAGMLGRVSAAFRTLAVAGAPLGAVLGGAVAAVWGPNWPALLTAAFFVLSVAALIPARRADVLVVTPDDGVTTTHVSR